The nucleotide sequence TTCCGGCGGCGCTGAACATCGCGGCGGTCAGTCACCTGCTGACCTTCCTGCTGCTGCTGCTCGTCGGCGTGCTGGCCGGGGCGAGCGTGTGGTACTTCCTCGCCGCGCTGGTGATGGGCGCGATTTTGCTGTTCGAGCACCGCATCGTGGACCCGCAGGACCTGGGGCGGGTGAACGTGGCCTTTTTCGACGCGAACATGTGGCTGGCGATCACCATGCTGCTGGGGGTGGTCATGGACGTGACGTGGCGCACCCTGACCTGACGGACGACTGGATTCCGCTGGCAGCGGCGCAGGCTTTTGCGGCGGGAGACGAGCACCACGCCCGCACGCTGCTCGCCCGCGCCCGTGACGCCCAGCGCCCCGGCAGCCTGAACTGGGCGCGGCTCGAGCGGCTCTACGGTCTGGTGTCCATCCACGTGCTGCGCGAGGTGGAAGGCACCTTTGCCCTGGAACGCTCGGACGCGGCGCTGCTTCGCCTCGGGGCCGAGCTGCCGACACTGGACGACCTCGAAGCGCGGGCAGGCGGGGAAAGCGCCTAAAATGCCCCTCATGTTCTTTTCCCTTCGTCCTCCTCTGCCCCGCCGGAGTGCGCCCGCTTGACGCAGGACCGGACCCTGGAAACCTCCGAGACGGAGTTCGCCAAACGCTACGCCCCCCACGCGGCGCAGGGCACACTGTACCCGCAGCACGAGGGCAGCCCGCTGCTGGAATTTCTGGCCGGGGGACGGGTGCTGTACCTGTTCGACCGCTGCGGCCCCTACGCGGCGCGGCCCGGTCCGGCACGGGTGGTCGTCCACGGCCTGCTGGACCCGGACGGCACCGAGGTGCTGGGGCCGCACGCCGCAGCCGAAGAACGCCTGACCGTGCAGGGGGTTTCGGCGGTCACGGGATGCGGGCAGGTGGTGGAGGCGTCGCGCCGGGTGTGGGTGGTGCAGGCGCGACTGCCGCTGGTGCTGGCGGCGTTCGGGGCGCTGCCGCCCGCGCAGCCGGGCGACTGGGTGACGTTCCGAACGCTGCCGCCCCTGCACGGGTTCGTCGTGCGCGAAGGGGACCGCTGAGGGTTCGCCCGCGCCGCCGCAAGGGCAGCCCCCAGGCGGGGAAAGTTCTCACCGCGCCCGCCGTTATCCTCTGGCGTATGAAGGCCCGTTTTCTGCTGCTCGCCGCCCTGCTTCCGGGGGCGCTTCTGGTTTCGGGTGTGGCGGGGGCCTACACCGTCAAGCCGGGTGACACCCTCTACTCGCTGGCCCGCAGCAGCGGCCTGACCGTCGAAGCCCTGATGCGGCTCAACGGCCTGAGCACCCCCGAACTGCGGGTCGGGCAGGTCATCAAACTGCCGGGCGAGGGCGCGGCGACGCCTGCCCCTGTCCCGGCTCCAGCGGCCCCATCACCTGCCAAACCTGCGCCCACTAAACCTGCGCCCGCCAAGCTGCCCACCGTGGCGACGGCGCCCAACGTGCTCAAGCTGCCGGGGTTGACGGTCACGGCGCCGAGGAGCCTGAAGATGGGCGACGGCTTCGTGCTGCGGCTGACCGGCGAGCAGGCCAGAAACGCGACGGTGCGCTTTCCGAGCGAACTCGGCGAAGACGTGCGCCACCCCAACGAGGAACTGCGCCCCCTGTGGAGCGGCGAGCAGTACGTGGTGCCGGGGCGAGTGGTGCTGGGCAAGACCACGCCCGTAATCTACGAGGTGCGGCTGGGCGGCGACGTGGTGCGCGGGCAGATTCCGGTGGGCGACCTGGGACAGCGGGTGCAGCATCTCAACCTGCCGCAGAGCATCAGCCGGGTGCTGCAAGACCCTGCCCGCGAAGCCGAGGACGCCGCCGTGGAACAGGCCTACCTGCGCCGCACGCCGCAGCAGTGGCAGCGGCCCTTCGCGCCCGCGCTCGCCAGCGGCAAGGCCACCAGCAGCTCCTTCGGGCAGCCGCGCACCTACGTGCAGGGCGGCAAGGTCGCCTACCACTACGGCACCGATTACCCCGCCCCCACCGGAACGCCCGTCCTGGCCATCAACGACGGCACGGTGGTCATCGCCGGACGCTACCCGGTGCGCGGCGGGCTGGTCGTCATCGACCACGGGGCCGGGGTGGTCAGCCTGTATTTCCACCAGAGCAAGGTGACGGCCAAGGCCGGGCAAAAGGTCACGCGCGGTCAGAAGGTGGGCGAGGTCGGCAGCACCGGCCTGAGCGCCGGGCCACACCTGCACCTCGAAGTCCGGGTGCGCGGCGAGGGCACCAACCCGGCGGGGTGGATGGGCAAAGTCTGGCCCTAGAGCATTTGACAAAAAGACGCAACGTCTTTTTGGCGAGCGGACTGGGACAGCTCGCAGAGAGCGAGTGCAAAACACGGAGCAGGGCGGACTTGCAAAGCTCTGCGGGGCAGCTCTGCGAGTCCGCAGCAGACTGGTACAGCTCCGCAGGAGAGAATGGAGTGATGCGGGGTGCCGTTCCGCGCATCAC is from Deinococcus wulumuqiensis R12 and encodes:
- a CDS encoding LysM peptidoglycan-binding domain-containing M23 family metallopeptidase; amino-acid sequence: MKARFLLLAALLPGALLVSGVAGAYTVKPGDTLYSLARSSGLTVEALMRLNGLSTPELRVGQVIKLPGEGAATPAPVPAPAAPSPAKPAPTKPAPAKLPTVATAPNVLKLPGLTVTAPRSLKMGDGFVLRLTGEQARNATVRFPSELGEDVRHPNEELRPLWSGEQYVVPGRVVLGKTTPVIYEVRLGGDVVRGQIPVGDLGQRVQHLNLPQSISRVLQDPAREAEDAAVEQAYLRRTPQQWQRPFAPALASGKATSSSFGQPRTYVQGGKVAYHYGTDYPAPTGTPVLAINDGTVVIAGRYPVRGGLVVIDHGAGVVSLYFHQSKVTAKAGQKVTRGQKVGEVGSTGLSAGPHLHLEVRVRGEGTNPAGWMGKVWP